TTTGCTTATGTTTAATTCCGGCTTATTTTTGTCAAAAGCTGTTTTTATTTCCGGGTATAACAACATATTGTCCAGCCCCATAGGCTATTTAAAAGGGGTGGGGCCGCAACGGGCCGAGCTGCTGCAAAAGGAGCTGGGGGTTTTTACCTTTGGCGACCTGTTGCTGCATTACCCTTTTCGGCATGTAGATAAAACCCGGGTAACGCCTGTTGCCGCGCTTGTTCCGGGAGAGGAATATGCGCAGGTGGCCGGATTGTTGTCGCCGTTTGAATTGATCGGAGAGCGGCGTGCGCGCCGGCTTACCGCCCAGATCCGGGATAAAACCGGCACGCTGGAGCTGGTGTGGTTTCAAAGTATCAGCCTTATTCAAAAAGTGATCCAGCCCGGGCAGCCCTACCTGGTATATGGAAAGGTTTCCTTTTTTATGGGGAAGCCCCAGATTGTACATCCGGAAATGGAACCCTGGGACCCCGAAAGGCTGAAAGGAAAAGATTTCCTGGAGCCCGTATACCCGTCTACCGAAAAACTGAAAGCAAAAAACCTGGGGGGGCGACAGATCGGGAAATTGACGGCGGCGCTGGTAGCACATCTTACCGAACGCGATCTGCCGGAGAACCTTCCGTTGAAAATGCGGGAAAGCCTGCGGCTGATGCCCCGTTTTGATGCCTTTCGCAATATTCACTTTCCCCAAACTGCCGCACTGTACGAGGCGGCGGTGCGCCGTTTAAAGTTTGAAGAGATCTTTTTTGCGCAACTGCGGATGAATTTACTGCGATGGGAGCGGCACCGGTTCTCCCGGGGGGTGGTATTTGAAAAAGTCGGTGAACTCTTTAATCGTTTTTACAAGGAGTGCCTGCCCTTTGAATTAACCAATGCCCAGAAACGGGTCCTAAAAGAAATTCGCATCGATACCGGCAGGGGCAAACAAATGAACCGGCTGCTACAGGGCGATGTGGGAAGTGGTAAAACCATTGTAGCCTTGCTCAATATGCTGCTGGCGGCTGATAACGGGTTTCAGGCGGTATTGATGGCACCCACAGAGATCCTGGCGCGGCAACACTTCCAGGGCATTAAAGAACTGCTGGAACCATTGCCGGTGGAAGTGGCCATTTTGACTGGTACCACTAAGGGAAAAGAGCGCCGGTTGTTATTGGAGCGGCTTGCGGCGGGGGAGATCCAGATCCTGGTTGGAACCCATGCCGTGATTGAAGATCCGGTTAAATTTTTCAACCTGGGTCTGGTGATTGTTGATGAGCAGCACCGCTTTGGCGTGGCACAGCGGGCAAGACTCTGGGATAAGGCACCCATCCCTCCGCATGTGCTGGTAATGACGGCCACACCCATTCCTCGTACGCTGGCCATGACCGCCTACGGCGACCTGGATTACAGCGTCATCGACGAATTGCCGCCGGGACGGAAACCAATACAAACAGTGCACCGGTATGAGAACGACCGCAGTATGGTGATGGATTTTCTGAAGGCAGAGATTGCCCTGGGGAGGCAGGTATATGTGATCTTTCCGCTGATTGAAGAAAGCGAGAAGCTGGACTACGAGAACCTGATGCAGGGCTATGAAGAAATAAAGACCTATTTCCCCGAGCCGCAGTACTGGATCAGCATGGTGCATGGAAAAATGCCGGCCCATCAGAAGGAAGAAAATATGCGGCGGTTTGTGACGCATGATACCCAGATTATGGTCGCTACCACGGTAATAGAGGTGGGCGTTAACGTGCCCAACGCATCGGTGATGTTAATTGAAAGCTCCGAAAAGTTCGGATTATCGCAGCTGCACCAGTTGCGGGGCCGGGTGGGGAGAGGCGCGGAAAAAAGCTATTGCATCCTGCTTACCGGTAAAAAACTGGGCAATGAAGCCCGCGAACGGATGAAGATCATGACGTCTACCAATAATGGTTTTGTGATTGCTGAAAAGGACCTGGAACTGCGGGGGCCGGGCGAAATAGAGGGTACCCGGCAAAGCGGTGCTTTAAGCTTTAAACTGGTAGATATTGTAAACGACCGGGCGATGGTGGAAGCGGCAAAGCAGGAATGCGAGCAGATCTTAAAAGAAGATCCGGACCTCTCTCAGCCCGAACACGAGGTGCTGAAAGACTTTCTGCGTTCGCAGAAGGGAAAAACGGTGTGGAGTAAGATTTCTTAGAGCTAGGCATCAGTTTTGAGAGATTGAGAATCGAGACCGCCACCATTGAAATGGAATTTGAAGATCACATGGCTGATTTGAGGAACGAATTACAAACGTCTGTTATCGGATTGTTGGTATACGGAATCGGGTTTTCAGTCTTTAATATCTCATTTCTCAGATCTCAATTCTGATTTTTATATCATTTTTTCCTTTCCCAAATTTCCCCGAATTTTACGCCTCCTAAATTTATAGACTGTTCGTAAAAAAGACTAATGGCAGACAAAAAGATCACGGCGGAACATATTGAGGCTTTTAAGCAGATTGTGGGTGCCACTCATGTAATCATAGACGCAGAATCACTGGAGTTTTATTCGCACGACGAAACGGAAACGCTTCATTTTGTACCTGAAGTGGTGGTAAAGCCCGGAAGTACAGAAGAAGTATCCGCATTATTTAAGATCTGTAACCGGGATCTGATCCCTGTTACCCCGCGGGGCGGAGGTACGGGTTTGAGTGGCGGCGCCCTGGCACATCTGGGCGGCGTAGTGCTTTCTACCGAACGTTTGAACCGGATCCTGGATATTGATGAGCGGAACCTGCAGGTAACCACAGAGCCCGGCGTGATCACCGAAGTGCTGCAAAATGCCGTAAAAGAAAAAGGATTGTTTTACCCGCCAGATCCCAGCAGTCGTGGTACCTGTTTTATCGGGGGCAATATTGCGGAGAACAGCGGAGGCCCCAAAGCGGTAAAATACGGTGTGGTAAAGGATTACGTACTGAACCTGGAGGCTGTGTTACCTACCGGGGAAATCATCTGGACGGGCGCCAATGTATTGAAGAATGCTACCGGCTATAACCTTACGCAGCTGCTGGTAGGCAGTGAAGGTACGCTGGCCCTGGTTACGAAAATTGTATTGAAGCTTATACCCCTTCCAAAATATGACCTGCTGATGCTGGCTCCTTTTGCCTCTCTCGAAAAAGCAAGTGAGG
The sequence above is a segment of the Niabella agricola genome. Coding sequences within it:
- the recG gene encoding ATP-dependent DNA helicase RecG, which encodes MSKAVFISGYNNILSSPIGYLKGVGPQRAELLQKELGVFTFGDLLLHYPFRHVDKTRVTPVAALVPGEEYAQVAGLLSPFELIGERRARRLTAQIRDKTGTLELVWFQSISLIQKVIQPGQPYLVYGKVSFFMGKPQIVHPEMEPWDPERLKGKDFLEPVYPSTEKLKAKNLGGRQIGKLTAALVAHLTERDLPENLPLKMRESLRLMPRFDAFRNIHFPQTAALYEAAVRRLKFEEIFFAQLRMNLLRWERHRFSRGVVFEKVGELFNRFYKECLPFELTNAQKRVLKEIRIDTGRGKQMNRLLQGDVGSGKTIVALLNMLLAADNGFQAVLMAPTEILARQHFQGIKELLEPLPVEVAILTGTTKGKERRLLLERLAAGEIQILVGTHAVIEDPVKFFNLGLVIVDEQHRFGVAQRARLWDKAPIPPHVLVMTATPIPRTLAMTAYGDLDYSVIDELPPGRKPIQTVHRYENDRSMVMDFLKAEIALGRQVYVIFPLIEESEKLDYENLMQGYEEIKTYFPEPQYWISMVHGKMPAHQKEENMRRFVTHDTQIMVATTVIEVGVNVPNASVMLIESSEKFGLSQLHQLRGRVGRGAEKSYCILLTGKKLGNEARERMKIMTSTNNGFVIAEKDLELRGPGEIEGTRQSGALSFKLVDIVNDRAMVEAAKQECEQILKEDPDLSQPEHEVLKDFLRSQKGKTVWSKIS
- a CDS encoding FAD-binding oxidoreductase, giving the protein MADKKITAEHIEAFKQIVGATHVIIDAESLEFYSHDETETLHFVPEVVVKPGSTEEVSALFKICNRDLIPVTPRGGGTGLSGGALAHLGGVVLSTERLNRILDIDERNLQVTTEPGVITEVLQNAVKEKGLFYPPDPSSRGTCFIGGNIAENSGGPKAVKYGVVKDYVLNLEAVLPTGEIIWTGANVLKNATGYNLTQLLVGSEGTLALVTKIVLKLIPLPKYDLLMLAPFASLEKASEAVSAIFRAGFNPSALELVEIDALKIVSQMVDSYVVPVNDDIAAHLVVEVDGNNLDVLMQEMEQIALLLEQYEAGELFFADDAQQKEELWKLRRRTAEAVKSSGYTIEEDTVVPRAELPKLIKGVKELGRKYDFHAVCYGHAGDGNLHVRIKKEGNKNSLNDPEMNAILRELFKLVKSLGGTISGEHGIGLIQKTYMDIVFEQRQLQVMRDIKKAFDPNNILNAGKIFDAEASI